The genomic DNA acaataccgataattgttataggatgcttatcttaatgttaactaactgaacaacaagagtgttttggcatgaccgtacactgatatgattctcttaccctcgaaactcgcaaaaagaatgtctgtaaatatttatgtaCTGCTTAACTGTTATTAACtgttattatttcttttaaacagtttcgtcgtttggtgcatatcagcacgacattagcggtgatgtcgtttgataacactcaaaggattttaaattgttggcttttaatttcaaaaataccaaaaagattttaggcttgttttaatataaactttataaaagccaaaaagattttctttctactttattttcgatcgtacgatgttggagctcaagtcttcgttacctgaaacctgactgaaaaccgaactgactaaatcttcataaacggtcaaaatttgcatgttttgaaagttaaaatctgaaattgataaatttgaaaaactttcagactgtcggacggtgtttgattgtgacatggtcatccgtgtgtcatttgtttatgctaactatattccaagcagttgttctcattacgcgtttagatttcttgcatgtgcagattctaaaggctaggagaacatggtcgatgacaagctctggaatCAAGACatgacgtgaaggcactcaactgatgaagatgatcgagttgccgctggccatcatcaacaccacaaggatctcacttcgtaaagatcaagtcattcacgagcataactcaagggggagcttatgttaagggggagtttgtcaacacacttcctatatgatacgggtagtttgttgatacactctctgctttcaagacgtgaagactttgaagatcctccgacaatgaaGACTTGAAGGGACATCAgtttttgagaactcgaagaccaaagaccgtcgaaattcgagacgagtctacaactatagaagataaagacaaagctacagccaagggggagtttgttggtgcacttgtgtctgtactttgtctgtatgtaaacgatgtccttgtcagtcctgtaagttgacaaagtcaaccgtcctcctggtttgacttagtcaacagttgaaagatgtactgtgtcgaaggataagaggtcgaaggataatgtggatcctccgacctcatcgaaagatatggttcgaatcatagacctcgaaaggtaatctttcgaggtccttgatgatctttcgaatacttggtcttcgatagatgatccttcggaccatctatcagatccttcgatcagacatgctaggctgggtatatatatacccatgcagtgttgagtTTAAGACAGATGCACACAGAAAAGTCACACAGAGAGACACACAGCAGAGAGCATCCTGTCCGAAACactcacacactttgagagtttatagaacatttctgtaaacattgagcttgtaaccgaaccctcattgcattaatacaagttgtgttaatcggtgaacttgtgtgtttgtttctctacttgctactaactcggtttgcttgctagctgggattccgcactcgctagtaggtttgtataacaaggtttaggttcgttatcCTCCGTGAAAAAGGGACCTACACTCTACAACTATATTATTTGCCAAATGGATCTAAACGCAACCAGTTGAATGTCGCGAACGCATTATTTTTTAACCATAAATACCAAAATAAAGAACAAACTACCAGGTCGGCAAATAGCATGGCATGGAAATTTGATGATTAATTATAGGTAACAGAGAAAGGGAATGGACATTGAGGTTCGTTTACTTCAACAACGCCTTCAAGCATCTGGATAACCTTCCTCATGGTTGGCCGCATTGAAGGGTTTTCTTGTACGCACCAAAGCCCAACCTTAACAAACATCGTTAGCCTCTTGTAGTCATCTAAGGCCTCCAAATCATTCTCAAGAAACACTTCCAGTCTACCTTCTTGGTAGCAATCCCATGCCCAATCAGTTAAAACCACCACCACATCCTTAGAATCACTCTCGTTAATAACCACACTCTTTCTGCATGAAATCATCTCTAGTAGCAACACACCAAAGCTATAGACATCAACTTTTACTGTGATCGGGGTGCTCCTAAACCATTCaggagcaacatatccttttGTTCCTCGTATTCCAGTACTCGTTCGACTTTGATCCATCATCAAAAGCTTTGCCAATCCAAAGTCAGAAATTTTAGCATTGTAGCAATCATCAAGAAGTATGTTTTGAGGCTTTATGTCACAGTGGATGACTTGGGTACTACATTCTTCATGGAGGTATGCAAGTCCCTTTGCGATGCCAACAATAACATCACTTCTTAGTTTCCAACTCGGTCTCATGTCTCCAAAAAGAAAGCCTGCCAATGTGCCATTACTCATGTACTCATAAACCAATAGCCGTTGATCACCATCATCACAAAAACCAAGAAGTTGGACCAAATTTTTGTGATGAGTCTTTGCAATAGCATTGACCTCGGTCTAGAATTCCTTTTCACCATCTTTCAAAACCCTGTCTAACTTCTTCACTGCCACGGTTGTTTCCCCTATTACGCCTTTATAGACTATCCCGAAAGCACCCTTTCCTAGTTCATCCTTGAACCCGTTAGTAGCTTCAACCAATTCTTGATAGGTGAAACAAGGCAGATTGGTATCAACAGATTTGTTACTTGGGTAATGATTTTTGGTGGTCCTCTTGTATATCCGAAAGAAGACCATGCAAATCACACCATTGGATAAGAAAATTACAAGCACACATGCACTTAAGATCATAACTATCAAGCTTCTCTGACTTTTATGTTTTGGTGAAAATACAGAAGGGGGTGGTTGGTAAAAGTCACCTTTTCGAGATTTCAGGAAGGCCTTCACAACTAGTGAAGGATCCTTCTTTCCATTTGAGAGTGGAAGCTTCTTCTTCCAACATTGTTTGTCCCTATAAATTGCAACAGCACAAAAACAATCTTGTAGGCAGAAAGTTTTGCAATTTTCTTCTGTAGTCGGCTGCACACGAACATAGTCAGATTCTGGCCAATCAATGTTAGTGAGCTCGATGAAACCAAATCGCTCTCTATCATAGCCTTCATCGCAGGTTGGAGTGAAATCAGGCTTGCAATCTCCATTTGGATCATTGGGATCAAGCAAAGAGAATCCTTGTGGGCACTCACAGTTTGCAAGATTAACATCAAGGCTGCAAACATTGTTAAGACCACAAGCTCCGCTACCGTCAGTTCCATCGATCCGGTTACATATGTTTTTTGGCAGGGACCATAAAACTTCCCAACTTGTATTGCCAGTAGGATTCTTGAGGTGGAAATATTGAGTGAAAACCCCATCAGAATCTAGAGTTGCTCTTTGATAATAAAGTTTAGAAGGGAGTGCATCTTTTTGATTAAGTTCAAAAATTTGGCCACTTCTTCTCAATATATACATGTATCCGGTCTCATCAAAGATCACTTGTAAACCTGAATTCGTCGCATTGGAGTCATCACGAGTGCCACTTCTATAGTACACATTATATAAAATTCCAGATGGTATATCGCGTTTTCTAAGAATAAGATTGCCATCTTTAAGCAAACGCAACTGGAATCTTCCGGTAGAGAAGTTTGTTTCGCTTATCTTTGAATTGATCTCTTCAGCTCTCTCCATAACCTGAGTAGGCAGTATGGTATCTGTTGGAAAGCGAAAGCTCTCCCAGATCTTGCGAGAAATGCTATCAACAATTACAAAATTACCAGTATCGTTCATAAAACCATATGCAAGCTCAGAGTTATTGGACCCAGAAGTCCATATCTCTTTACCTTGAGGATCACTCAGTACGAGCCCACGCCCATTTGTTAGCTCAACTTTTGATCCTCTAGGCACCATAGGACCATCTTTTGGATACCAGACTTCGGTATTCTCAGGTATCTTGTCGTACCATATGGATAATAGAAAGCTATCTTTTTGCTGAATTTGTTTGAACCCAAAGGCAAAATCACCCGAAGGTGAGAGCCATGGTGTGCCATTGTATGTTGCTATGAGGGATGCACCCACTGGTATAGAACCGTTTCCATTTATTTGTTGTGCTACAATCGAAAAGGGTAGAAAGATGGTTGAAAGAATGAGATATAGGACTCTAGCCATAGCTGAAATGATGTGCACTACTACGATATGAAAACCGTACCAGCTATAAAGACAAAGATTTTAACTAGTCAACAAAGTTTTTCTTGCCATGCAAATAATTGAAGTTTCAATAATAAAGAAGTTGAACAAGTCTTGAGTTCGAATGTGGTTGTAAAGGATTGATCTTGACATTTCAATTCCATAAGAAGAAAGTAACATGGAACACAGGCCCACATTAGAATTTCCACATATAAACTGTGGACCATTTCTGGACAGCATATATATAAGACAGAATGTCCCCCTAAAACAAAATGAGGTGTCTTAAGAATGCTTACGGTGACAAGGAAATAAGTTGAAGAAGTCTTTCTTTACTTGTCTAATTATCCTGTCATAGTCCGTATTATTAACGAAGTAGGAGCGAAAGTCTAGATCAACGAAGTAGAAATAGAAGCGAAAGTCTCTATGCCTAGATTACACACTATGGAATCATGATAAATGTCgtaagggtcatgcaaaaacctaattaaactacgtagatagcgtaagtagggtgtATCCacgcaaaaacctaattaaactagaTTACACACTATGGAATCATGATAAATGTCGTAATGGTCTTCTCAGGTATTTTGTCATACCATATGGATAACAAAAAGCTATCTTGCTGAATTCGTTGGAACCCAAAGGCAAAATCACCCGAAGGTGAGAGCCATGGCATGCCATTGTCTGTTGCTGTGAGCGATGCACCCACCGGTACAGAACCAGTTCCATTTATTTGTTGTGCTACAATCGAAAAGGGTAGAAAGATGGTTGAAAGAATGAGATATAGGACTCTAGCCATTACTGGAATGATATGTGATACAAAACCATACAAATTATAAAGATAAAAATCATTTCTTTCAAGTGTACTTAAGGAACTTTGGAGCCAAACAAGTCTTTCTTGACCGGCAAATAAGAAAGAAGTTGAACAAGTCTTTAGTTTGAATATGTGGGTGTAAAAGATCGATCTTGACACTTCAACAATTCCCTAAGAGTGAAGTAACAAGGAACACCGAACTGCATTAAACTTCTTTTGTGGACTAATTTCTTGACAGCAAATACAAGATGCCCTCCTTCTCAAACTAAAAATCTAAAGAATGTTCACAATGTCAAGGAAATAAGTTGAAAAATCTTTCCATgtctgtaggtcccttttctcggaggatcgagaacaaacctaaaccttgttatactaactcactagcgagtgcggaatccaagctagtgggcaaaccgagatgaagcaagtatagaaacaaacacacaagatttcaccgattaacaccactgtattaatacgtatgaaggttccggttacaagcacaatgtttacaatcagtttgcaaactctcaaagtgtgtgtgtgtgagtttcggacagaatgctctcaactctcaaagtttctgtctgtgtgcatctaactttcacactacactgcatgggtatatatatacccagcacaggttgtctatcccgaaggatccgatagatggtccgaaggatcatctatcgaggacaagacattcgaaggatgagcagggacctcgaaggatgatccttcgaggtctaacagtcgaaccatatctatcgaccatctcgaaggatcaacagtatccttcgagtctatccttcgagcctatccttcgagacagactaaCATATTACGgcttattggccaagtcaaactaggaggatagttgacttggtcaacttacaaactaacttaggacatcgtttacatacagaccgaatacagacaaagtacagacacaagtgcaccaacaaactcccccttggctgtagctttgtctttatcttctatagttgcagactcgtcttgaacttcgacggtctttggtcttcgagttaccaaaactctgatgtcctttcaagtcttcaatgtcggaggatcttcaaagtcttcacgtcttgaaagcagagagtgtatcaacaaactacccgtatcatgtaggaagtgtgttgacaaactcccccttaacataagctcccctttgagttatgctcgtgaatgacttgatctttatgaagtgagatccttgtggtgttgatgatggacagcggctactcgatcatcttcatcttttgagcgccttctcgtcgtgtcttcattccaaagcttgtcatcgaccatgttctcctagcctttagaatctgcacatgcaagaaatctaaacgcgtaatgagaacaactgcttggaacatagtataagcaaatgacacacgaatgaccatgtcacaa from Helianthus annuus cultivar XRQ/B chromosome 7, HanXRQr2.0-SUNRISE, whole genome shotgun sequence includes the following:
- the LOC110869070 gene encoding LOW QUALITY PROTEIN: G-type lectin S-receptor-like serine/threonine-protein kinase LECRK3 (The sequence of the model RefSeq protein was modified relative to this genomic sequence to represent the inferred CDS: substituted 1 base at 1 genomic stop codon); translated protein: MARVLYLILSTIFLPFSIVAQQINGNGSIPVGASLIATYNGTPWLSPSGDFAFGFKQIQQKDSFLLSIWYDKIPENTEVWYPKDGPMVPRGSKVELTNGRGLVLSDPQGKEIWTSGSNNSELAYGFMNDTGNFVIVDSISRKIWESFRFPTDTILPTQVMERAEEINSKISETNFSTGRFQLRLLKDGNLILRKRDIPSGILYNVYYRSGTRDDSNATNSGLQVIFDETGYMYILRRSGQIFELNQKDALPSKLYYQRATLDSDGVFTQYFHLKNPTGNTSWEVLWSLPKNICNRIDGTDGSGACGLNNVCSLDVNLANCECPQGFSLLDPNDPNGDCKPDFTPTCDEGYDRERFGFIELTNIDWPESDYVRVQPTTEENCKTFCLQDCFCAVAIYRDKQCWKKKLPLSNGKKDPSLVVKAFLKSRKGDFYQPPPSVFSPKHKSQRSLIVMILSACVLVIFLSNGVICMVFFRIYKRTTKNHYPSNKSVDTNLPCFTYQELVEATNGFKDELGKGAFGIVYKGVIGETTVAVKKLDRVLKDGEKEFXTEVNAIAKTHHKNLVQLLGFCDDGDQRLLVYEYMSNGTLAGFLFGDMRPSWKLRSDVIVGIAKGLAYLHEECSTQVIHCDIKPQNILLDDCYNAKISDFGLAKLLMMDQSRTSTGIRGTKGYVAPEWFRSTPITVKVDVYSFGVLLLEMISCRKSVVINESDSKDVVVVLTDWAWDCYQEGRLEVFLENDLEALDDYKRLTMFVKVGLWCVQENPSMRPTMRKVIQMLEGVVEVNEPQCPFPFSVTYN